In one Musa acuminata AAA Group cultivar baxijiao chromosome BXJ2-5, Cavendish_Baxijiao_AAA, whole genome shotgun sequence genomic region, the following are encoded:
- the LOC135613231 gene encoding siderophore biosynthesis regulatory protein URBS1-like — protein sequence MSKGLPARLRLTRSRTVKPDRGSGGASPHKGSPQQSSSASPPASHARGQPNRAERLAGPSVPRARPYRPRPTRAAKPLASHARGQPDRTEGLTGPSVPRARPNRPRPTRAASPTAPSASRAPRSHACGQTARVPRARPNRPYPTRAASPTAPSASRAPRSHTRSQPVPQFLCSSAMAEIFARPRHLDPSRCSQSLPRLLL from the coding sequence atgtcaaAGGGATTGCCAGCTCGACTCCGTCTCACCCGCAGTCGAACAGTCAAGCCCGATCGGGGCTCCGGGGGAGCATCCCCGCATAAGGGGTCCCCGCAACAAAGCTcctcggccagcccacccgcgtcccacgcgcgcggccagcccaacCGCGCCGAGCGCCTcgcgggcccctcggtcccacgcgcgcggccataccgcccgcgtcccacgcgcgcggccaaaccgctcgcatcccacgcgcgcggccagcccgatcgCACCGAGGGCCTcacgggcccctcggtcccacgcgcgcggccaaaccgcccgcgtcccacgcgcgcggccagcccaacCGCGCCGAGCGCCTcgcgggcccctcggtcccacgcgtgcGGCCagaccgcccgcgtcccacgcgcgcggccaaaccgcccgtatcccacgcgcgcggccagcccgaccgcacCGAGCGCCTcgcgggcccctcggtcccacacgCGCAGCCAACCCGTGCCTCAGTTCCTCTGCTCCTCGGCTATGGCCGAGATCTTTGCACGGCCTCGGCACCTCGACCCCTCCCGCTGTTCCCAGAGCCTACCTCGCCTTCTCCTCTAG
- the LOC135613232 gene encoding probable inorganic phosphate transporter 1-4: protein MAGGQLQVLGALDLAKTRWYHFTAPVIAGMGFFTDAHDLFCISHVTKLLGRIHSFDPNSKSPGTLPPNVAAAITRVAFCGALSGQLFFGWLGGKLGRKKVYGVTLMLMVICSFAIGLSFGRTAKGVMATLCLFRFWLGFGYRRRLPALRHHHVGGFGILTGGTVSIIISAAFKERFDYPAYRDDRAGSTVPEADYIWVHNSHAGRPPGCLNLLLADEDARDRAVHCSCCQERETGGPRMSRYYPTGSSVLPTCLGHLASCAAST, encoded by the exons ATGGCCGGAGGTCAGCTCCAAGTGCTCGGGGCACTCGACCTTGCCAAGACGCGGTGGTATCACTTCACGGCCCCCGTCATTGCTGGCATGGGCTTCTTCACCGACGCCCACGATCTCTTCTGCATCTCCCACGTCACGAAGCTCCTTGGCCGCATCCATTCCTTCGACCCCAACTCGAAATCGCCCGGGACGCTCCCGCCCAACGTGGCCGCCGCCATCACCCGCGTGGCCTTCTGTGGTGCCCTCTCTGGCCAGCTCTTCTTCGGGTGGCTCGGCGGCAAGCTCGGCCGCAAGAAGGTGTATGGCGTGACGCTCATGCTCATGGTCATCTGCTCCTTCGCGATCGGCCTCTCCTTCGGTCGCACCGCCAAGGGCGTCATGGCCACCCTCTGCCTCTTCCGCTTCTGGCTCGGCTTTGGGTATCGGCGGCGATTACCTGCTCTCCGCCACCATCATGTCGGA GGCTTCGGCATCCTCACAGGCGGAACAGTCTCCATCATCATCTCCGCCGCCTTCAAGGAGCGCTTCGACTATCCGGCCTACAGGGACGATCGCGCCGGCTCCACCGTCCCGGAGGCCGACTACATCTGGGTGCACAACTCTCATGCTGGGCGCCCTCCCGGCTGCCTTAACCTACTACTGGCGGATGAAGATGCTAGAGACCGCGCGGTACACTGCTCTTGTTGCCAAGAACGCGAAACGGGCGGCCCCCGAATGTCGAGGTATTATCCGACAGGCTCAAGCGTGCTCCCCACTTGCCTCGGCCActtggcctcatgcgcagccagcacgtag
- the LOC108952835 gene encoding ubiquitin-conjugating enzyme E2 7-like isoform X1, which yields MAATTQASLLLQKQLRDLMKNPVDGFSAGLVDDSNVFEWNVTIIGPPDTLYDGGYFNAIMSFPSNYPNSPPSVRFTSEMWHPNVYSDGRVCISILHPPGDDPNGYELASERWTPVHTSQHLCILSFQV from the exons ATGGCGGCGACGACCCAGGCAAGCCTTCTGCTTCAAAAGCAGCTCCGTG ATCTCATGAAGAACCCGGTGGACGGGTTCTCTGCTGGCCTGGTTGATGACAGCAACGTCTTCGAGTGGAACGTCACGATTATTGGGCCGCCGGATACGCTTTA TGATGGTGGCTATTTCAATGCCATTATGAGTTTTCCTTCCAACTACCCAAACAGCCCTCCTTCAGTTAGATTTACATCAGAGATGTGGCATCCAAATG TCTACTCTGACGGGCGTGTTTGCATATCTATCCTTCATCCCCCTGGTGATGATCCAAATGGTTACGAGCTTGCAAGTGAACGTTGGACACCTGTGCACACG AGCCAACATCTTTGTATACTTTCCTTCCAAGTATAA
- the LOC108952835 gene encoding ubiquitin-conjugating enzyme E2 7-like isoform X2, with protein sequence MAATTQASLLLQKQLRDLMKNPVDGFSAGLVDDSNVFEWNVTIIGPPDTLYDGGYFNAIMSFPSNYPNSPPSVRFTSEMWHPNVYSDGRVCISILHPPGDDPNGYELASERWTPVHTEIGVLSYKK encoded by the exons ATGGCGGCGACGACCCAGGCAAGCCTTCTGCTTCAAAAGCAGCTCCGTG ATCTCATGAAGAACCCGGTGGACGGGTTCTCTGCTGGCCTGGTTGATGACAGCAACGTCTTCGAGTGGAACGTCACGATTATTGGGCCGCCGGATACGCTTTA TGATGGTGGCTATTTCAATGCCATTATGAGTTTTCCTTCCAACTACCCAAACAGCCCTCCTTCAGTTAGATTTACATCAGAGATGTGGCATCCAAATG TCTACTCTGACGGGCGTGTTTGCATATCTATCCTTCATCCCCCTGGTGATGATCCAAATGGTTACGAGCTTGCAAGTGAACGTTGGACACCTGTGCACACG GAAATTGGTGTACTCAGCTATAAAAAATGA
- the LOC103984251 gene encoding small ribosomal subunit protein uS8, producing MVRVSVLNDALKSMYNAEKRGKRQVMIRPSSKVIIKFLLVMQKHGYIGEFEYVDDHRAGKIVVELNGRLNKCGVISPRFDVGVKEIEPWTARLLPSRQFGYIVLTTSAGIMDHEEARRKNVGGKVLGFFY from the exons ATGGTGAGGGTCAGTGTGTTGAATGATGCTCTCAAGAGCATGTACAATGCTGAGAAGCGTGGAAAGAGGCAGGTCATGATTAGACCGTCTTCGAAAGTGATAATTAAGTTTCTTCTTGTCATGCAGAAGCATG GTTATATTGGTGAATTTGAATACGTAGATGATCACAGAGCTGGGAAGATAGTGGTCGAGTTGAATGGAAGATTGAACAAATGCGGCGTCATCAGCCCTCGCTTCGATGTGGGTGTCAAAGAAATTGAACCCTGGACTGCTAGGCTTCTCCCATCACGTCAG TTTGGTTACATTGTGCTGACTACATCTGCTGGCATCATGGACCATGAGGAAGCTAGGAGAAAGAATGTTGGTGGTAAAGTGCTTGGCTTTTTTTACTGA
- the LOC103984252 gene encoding protein NETWORKED 2D-like, which translates to MLQRATSNVYSWWWASHIRTKQSKWLDEDLHEMEDKVKSMMKLIEQDADSFTKKAELYFQRRPELGNFVEDMHKAYKALAHRYDRITGELQKANQAIAIAFPDQVDFEMQDDEDGGSPKAITSIDLSKFRKPTEVPQFIFRQKTKKDRPTPKKQHHRKLSTQISKEKAQEEIDRLQKEILVLQTEKEFTKSSYRSTLARYLDIEKQITEMHEEFCCLQNSFSASAIAEDGEARAMMVASAIKSCEDSLVNIQEQRKVTSKEARIESEKIKDAKQKLKSLKGESGESEIETTETSDQNMEQNSTSVNTEDSVLKEERMELQSVCLKVKEQFEMSSETSVMELAEKIDELVDKVISLEHIVSSQNGQIERLRSETAELNRHLQCMEEDKVILTGDSNTFTETFKEAEDALQRIQHLENCLNIDDDALQTQFLDACHSLNNISEKLQSPKHQEHALSQEVETLVSNKESKEVDYVRIQNTEEKLAGIEAHGQITNESDKLQEDTDNVHVGEVQTQLEETDDIPDLQNLLLNGLEGSQNVLLTEYTSILHNYKDTKNRLSEIEKQTQEYHLETMAEVNELKNANAIKDEEIQLLKEILNSFQTCLSVNAPKDMEMSGYQVAGYLANTKVEFHEIETGSFHEGDINEVQSSSLLEDKFRADIDTLLEENLDFWLRFSTSYHQIQKFQTTFKNLKSDIEKNQEGNAAVMAPAEEAVNQESLLVCKSLRELNTELQVWLEKNALLNGELKCRFSSLCSIQDEISRVLKESESEEMHLTPYQAAKFQGEVFSMQLENNKVAKELQAGLDHVRGLQMEVGRTLSKLNENFKLSGSRNHQQHNQFRQLITKTIPLRAFLFGTKPKKPSMFSCMNPALQKQYSDLRYTFPR; encoded by the exons ATGCTGCAGAGGGCCACGAGCAACGTGTACTCCTGGTGGTGGGCCAGCCATATCAGGACCAAGCAGTCGAAGTGGCTCGACGAGGACCTCCACG AGATGGAGGATAAGGTGAAATCCATGATGAAGCTCATAGAACAGGATGCCGATTCCTTTACAAAGAAGGCAGAGTTGTATTTCCAGAGAAGACCAGAGCTGGGTAACTTTGTTGAAGACATGCATAAAGCTTATAAAGCATTGGCTCATAGGTACGATCGAATAACAGGAGAACTGCAAAAGGCCAACCAGGCCATAGCAATTGCTTTTCCTGATCAGGTCGACTTTGAAATGCAAGATGATGAGGATGGTGGCTCTCCAAAGGCAATCACTTCGATAGATCTCAGTAAATTCCGTAAGCCAACAGAAGTCCCACAGTTCATCTTCAGACAGAAAACAAAGAAAGATCGCCCCACACCGAAGAAGCAACATCACAGGAAGTTAAGTACTCAAATCAGCAAAGAGAAGGCACAGGAAGAGATAGACAGGCTTCAAAAGGAAATTTTAGTGCTCCAGACTGAGAAGGAATTCACCAAGAGCTCTTACAGGAGCACCTTAGCCCGGTATCTAGACATTGAGAAGCAAATTACTGAGATGCATGAGGAATTTTGCTGCTTGCAGAATTCTTTCAGCGCAAGTGCAATCGCTGAAGATGGCGAAGCTCGTGCAATGATGGTAGCATCAGCCATTAAGTCTTGTGAGGATAGCTTAGTTAACATACAAGAACAACGGAAAGTTACGTCCAAAGAGGCAAGAATTGAGTCAGAAAAAATTAAAGATGCTAAACAGAAGCTGAAGTCTCTCAAGGGTGAGTCTGGTGAATCAGAGATTGAGACAACAGAGACCTCTGATCAGAACATGGAGCAGAACTCCACCTCCGTAAACACAGAAGATAGTGTTCTGAAAGAGGAAAGGATGGAATTACAGTCAGTGTGCCTGAAAGTGAAGGAACAATTTGAGATGAGCTCTGAAACATCAGTCATGGAACTGGCAGAAAAGATTGATGAACTTGTCGACAAGGTCATTAGCTTAGAACATATAGTTTCATCACAGAATGGTCAGATAGAGAGATTGAGATCAGAGACAGCTGAGCTTAATAGGCACCTACAATGCATGGAGGAGGACAAGGTGATCCTAACTGGCGACTCCAATACCTTTACTGAGACTTTTAAAGAAGCAGAAGATGCATTGCAAAGAATTCAACATCTTGAGAATTGTCTAAATATTGATGACGATGCCCTTCAAACACAATTTTTAGATGCCTGCCACAGTCTTAACAATATTTCTGAGAAATTGCAGTCACCTAAACATCAAGAGCATGCATTGTCCCAGGAGGTAGAAActctggtttccaacaaggaaagCAAGGAAGTTGACTATGTTAGGATCCAGAATACAGAGGAAAAACTTGCCGGAATTGAGGCTCATGGGCAAATTACAAACGAGTCAGACAAGTTGCAAGAGGATACAGACAATGTTCATGTTGGTGAAGTGCAAACACAACTTGAAGAGACAGATGACATTCCAGACTTGCAAAATTTATTGCTAAATGGATTAGAAGGCAGCCAAAATGTCTTGCTGACTGAGTACACATCCATTCTTCACAATTACAAGGATACCAAAAATAGGCTTTCAGAAATTGAGAAACAAACCCAAGAATATCACTTAGAGACAATGGCAGAAGTAAATGAACTGAAAAATGCCAATGCCATCAAAGATGAAGAGATTCAACTTCTCAAAGAGATACTAAATTCCTTTCAGACTTGTTTAAGTGTAAATGCACCAAAAGACATGGAGATGTCTGGATACCAAGTTGCTGGATATCTAGCCAACACGAAAGTAGAATTTCATGAAATAGAAACTGGGAGCTTTCATGAAGGAGACATCAATGAGGTACAAAGTTCTTCATTGCTTGAAGACAAATTTAGAGCAGACATTGATACCCTGCTAGAGGAGAACTTGGATTTCTGGTTACGGTTCAGCACATCATACCATCAAATTCAAAAATTTCAAACTACGTTTAAGAACCTCAAATCTGATATTGAGAAAAACCAAGAAGGCAATGCCGCTGTTATGGCTCCTGCTGAGGAGGCCGTAAACCAGGAATCACTTCTAGTTTGCAAGAGCTTAAGAGAATTGAACACCGAGCTCCAGGTTTGGTTGGAAAAGAATGCACTGTTAAATGGAGAACTCAAGTGCAGATTTTCATCTCTTTGCAGCATACAAGACGAGATATCAAGAGTTTTAAAGGAAAGCGAGAGTGAAGAGATGCATCTCACTCCTTACCAGGCTGCTAAGTTCCAGGGAGAGGTGTTCAGCATGCAACTAGAAAATAACAAGGTTGCAAAGGAACTGCAAGCCGGTTTGGATCATGTGAGGGGGCTTCAGATGGAAGTCGGCAGGACTTTGTCAAAACTTAATGAGAACTTTAAGTTGTCTGGATCAAGAAACCACCAGCAACACAACCAATTTAGGCAACTAATCACCAAAACTATTCCGCTGAGAGCTTTCTTGTTTGGTACAAAGCCGAAGAAGCCTTCAATGTTTTCGTGCATGAATCCAGCACTGCAGAAGCAGTACAGTGACTTAAGATACACTTTTCCTAGATGA
- the LOC135612239 gene encoding protein CANDIDATE G-PROTEIN COUPLED RECEPTOR 7-like, which produces MEGSLRLLLLLVILDSLMTPSMAEIKNLEISDDSRQVILFENFGFNHRGTVTIALSGVSISSSAVAPAIDPSLLGFFLVSDESLIQAAYDSQQNPNPSSYPDCVLRSPYVHLLFTFENLSPPPPGGAFNNSFAVSHPDEYSLYFANCGPGAAAVTMSVRTETYNTRPDGSRDYLSVGKSPVPSLYTFFAVAYAVFLGAWIYLTLFQNRISSHGIHYLMAGLLLSKALYLVFAAEDQHYIRQTGTPHGWDIPFYLFQFLKGVLLFTVIVLIGTGWSFLKPFLQEREKKVLMIVIPLQIIANIASVVIGETGPFIKDWVTWNQVFLLIDIICCCTVLFPIIWSIRSLRETSKTDGKAARNLMKLTLFRQFYIIVIGYLYFTRIVVYASGTITSYKYRWVSVAAEETVSLLFYMFMFYMFRPVERNQYFMLDEEEEEAAELALREEEFEL; this is translated from the coding sequence ATGGAAGGATCTCTccgtcttcttctcctcctcgtcaTTCTCGATTCCCTGATGACTCCTTCCATGGCGGAGATCAAGAATCTGGAGATCTCCGACGACTCCCGTCAGGTCATCCTGTTCGAGAATTTCGGATTTAACCACCGTGGAACCGTCACAATTGCTCTATCCGGCGTGtccatctcctcctccgccgTCGCCCCTGCCATCGACCCCTCTCTCCTCGGCTTCTTCCTCGTCTCCGATGAGAGCCTGATCCAGGCCGCCTACGACTCACAGcagaaccctaaccctagctcGTACCCAGATTGCGTCCTCAGGAGCCCGTACGTCCACCTCCTGTTCACCTTCGAGAATCTCTCCCCGCCGCCTCCCGGCGGCGCCTTCAACAACTCCTTCGCCGTCTCCCATCCGGACGAGTACAGCCTCTACTTCGCCAATTGCGGTCCCGGCGCCGCTGCCGTCACCATGTCGGTCCGCACCGAGACGTACAACACCCGCCCCGACGGCTCCCGCGATTACCTCTCCGTCGGCAAGTCCCCTGTGCCGTCGCTCTACACCTTCTTCGCAGTCGCGTACGCCGTCTTCCTGGGCGCGTGGATCTATCTCACCCTGTTCCAGAACCGGATCTCATCCCACGGGATCCACTACCTGATGGCCGGGCTGCTGCTCAGCAAGGCCCTCTACCTCGTCTTCGCCGCCGAGGACCAGCACTACATCCGGCAGACCGGCACCCCGCACGGCTGGGACATCCCCTTCTACCTCTTCCAGTTCCTGAAAGGCGTCCTCTTGTTCACCGTGATCGTCCTCATCGGCACCGGCTGGTCCTTCCTCAAGCCCTTCCTCCAGGAGCGCGAGAAGAAGGTGCTGATGATCGTGATCCCACTCCAGATAATCGCCAACATCGCCTCCGTGGTGATCGGCGAGACCGGACCCTTCATCAAGGATTGGGTCACCTGGAACCAGGTGTTCCTCCTCATCGACATCATCTGTTGCTGCACCGTCCTGTTCCCCATCATCTGGTCCATCAGATCTCTGCGTGAGACGTCAAAGACCGACGGAAAGGCCGCAAGGAACCTCATGAAGCTCACACTTTTCCGGCAATTCTACATCATTGTGATCGGATATTTGTACTTCACGAGGATCGTCGTCTATGCATCGGGGACAATCACATCTTACAAGTACCGCTGGGTGAGCGTGGCAGCTGAGGAAACCGTGAGCCTTTTGTTCTACATGTTCATGTTCTATATGTTTCGCCCGGTGGAGAGGAACCAGTACTTTATGcttgatgaagaagaggaagaagctgCAGAATTGGCGCTCCGTGAGGAAGAGTTCGAGCTTTGA
- the LOC103984254 gene encoding MLO-like protein 3, producing the protein MESMEPSLQDTPTWAAAIIFFFAIAVSYILAQSISFAGNWFRSRQKIALSDAIDKLKEELMILGFLSLVLAVVQRPISHICVPVKAADYMLPCRRLQPKSISSAAGYCVDRGMISLVSQQGIHQLHTFIFVLAVVHVLCSVTTMILGRAKMRRWKAWEKETQTTEYHVANDPNRFRLTRETTFAKRHISVATSSSSMYLWIKCFFRQFYDSVNRVDYLTLRHGFITAHFSRHTTFNFHEYTNRSLEDEFKTVLTISPPLWFLVVIFMLVDIHGWYSYFWLSFAPLITVLAVGTKLHVIVARMAVKLDRENIVITGAPPVQPNDDFFWFGNPRLILFLLHLAFFQNAFELTFFIWIWYEFGLKSCYHENFGITIARVALAVVVQFLCSYITLPMYALVTQMGSEFKRSMFGERTKTVLRRWHEDVRVRRKKQHPHRRPPSTVSRQQQEISTQITSST; encoded by the exons ATGGAGAGCATGGAGCCGTCTCTTCAGGACACTCCAACCTGGGCTGCAGCAATTATCTTCTTCTTCGCCATCGCTGTCTCCTACATCTTAGCACAGTCGATCAGTTTTGCCGGAAAT TGGTTCAGGAGTCGTCAGAAGATTGCACTGTCCGATGCTATCGACAAGCTAAAAGAGG AGCTGATGATTCTTGGATTCCTCTCTCTGGTTCTGGCTGTTGTGCAAAGGCCGATTTCACATATCTGCGTGCCGGTTAAGGCAGCAGACTACATGCTACCGTGCCGCAGATTGCAACCCAAATCCATCTCTTCTGCTGCTGGTTATTGTGTTGACAGA GGGATGATTTCGCTGGTGAGTCAACAAGGGATTCATCAGCTCCATACATTCATCTTCGTGTTGGCAGTCGTCCATGTGCTCTGCAGCGTGACCACCATGATTCTGGGAAGAGCCAAA ATGAGGCGATGGAAGGCATGGGAGAAGGAGACACAGACAACTGAGTACCACGTTGCAAATG ACCCTAACAGGTTTAGGTTGACGAGAGAGACCACATTCGCAAAAAGGCATATCAGTGTAGCTACATCATCATCCTCCATGTATCTGTGGATT AAGTGCTTTTTCAGACAATTCTATGATTCCGTGAACAGAGTTGACTATCTCACCCTTCGCCATGGCTTCATAACG GCTCATTTCTCCAGGCACACCACGTTCAATTTCCATGAGTACACCAATCGATCTTTGGAGGACGAGTTCAAAACCGTGCTTACAATCAG CCCTCCCTTGTGGTTTCTTGTGGTCATCTTCATGCTTGTTGATATCCATG GGTGGTATTCCTACTTCTGGCTGTCATTTGCACCCTTGATC ACAGTACTGGCTGTGGGGACTAAGCTTCATGTGATTGTTGCAAGAATGGCTGTGAAACTGGACAGGGAAAATATAGTCATCACCGGAGCACCGCCGGTGCAACCCAACGACGATTTTTTCTGGTTTGGAAACCCCAGATTGATCCTTTTCCTCCTCCATTTGGCTTTCTTTCAG AATGCATTTGAGCTCACGTTCTTCATCTGGATCTGG TATGAATTCGGCCTGAAGTCCTGCTACCACGAGAACTTTGGGATAACCATCGCAAGAGTGGCATTAGC GGTGGTGGTACAGTTCCTCTGTAGCTACATCACTCTTCCCATGTACGCGCTCGTCACACAG ATGGGTTCGGAGTTCAAGAGATCCATGTTTGGGGAGCGGACGAAGACGGTGCTGAGAAGATGGCACGAGGACGTGAGGGTGAGGAGGAAGAAGCAACATCCTCACAGGCGTCCTCCATCTACTGTTTCACGTCAGCAGCAGGAAATATCAACGCAGATtacatcatcaacataa
- the LOC103984256 gene encoding protein transport protein Sec61 subunit beta: MARGSSQSQTAASAGGGARPAGAVPRGTPAAAAGMRRRRLGGGGGGGGFAGGGPGGGANMLRFYTDDAPGLKMTPTVVLVMSLCFIGFVTALHVFGKLYRHRAGGA; the protein is encoded by the coding sequence ATGGCCAGGGGGAGCTCGCAGTCGCAGACGGCGGCCTCGGCGGGGGGCGGGGCGCGGCCGGCCGGGGCGGTGCCACGTGGAACGCCGGCAGCTGCGGCGGGGATGAGGCGCCGGCGGCTGGGCGGGGGCGGAGGGGGTGGCGGCTTCGCTGGCGGCGGCCCCGGTGGGGGGGCCAACATGCTTCGGTTCTACACCGACGACGCGCCAGGGCTCAAGATGACGCCTACGGTGGTGCTTGTGATGAGCCTCTGCTTCATCGGCTTCGTCACCGCGCTCCACGTCTTCGGCAAGCTCTACCGCCACCGGGCCGGCGGGGCTTGA